One window of the Endomicrobium proavitum genome contains the following:
- a CDS encoding ABC transporter permease: MSVETFIAFRYLKARKKGFFSLLTTLIAVGGTTLGVAALVITLAIMSGFQNDIRNKILGIQPHIIVNRIDGAAFTNYAALEDVIKENKNVVSFSPFIYVNGIIRSQNSPASTGIVIKAVDFACEDKMVNLSKQISVSDLSFDKKNIGARNIIIGNEMAKQISATAGDEVILMFPSGLTSVPKMYKFNVAAVIHSGMYEFDSYLAFMDLNEAQKMFNMQGEVSGISVHTKNFDKAVSTAHAIEKEISFPYRAKAWIEMNKNLFSALKLEKIMMFLVLGLIILVAAFNIISNLLLLSAQKSKEIGIMSAMGFSKKSIAKIFFYEGLIVGFIGTVLGLFFGVCVSLILKYFEIFKLPQGVYYVDRLPVAIIPSDILLIAASAFLITVLAGLYPAYQVSKLDPLEAIRYG, from the coding sequence ATGTCCGTAGAAACGTTTATTGCATTTAGATATTTAAAGGCGCGCAAAAAAGGTTTTTTTTCGCTGCTTACAACTTTAATAGCTGTGGGCGGAACAACTTTGGGCGTTGCGGCTCTTGTTATAACGCTTGCAATAATGAGCGGTTTTCAAAACGATATAAGAAATAAAATTTTAGGCATACAGCCGCACATAATAGTAAACAGAATAGACGGCGCGGCGTTTACAAACTACGCCGCTCTTGAAGACGTAATAAAAGAAAATAAAAACGTCGTCAGCTTTTCGCCGTTTATTTACGTAAACGGAATTATAAGAAGCCAAAATTCGCCCGCCTCCACGGGCATAGTAATAAAAGCCGTAGATTTTGCTTGCGAAGATAAAATGGTAAATCTTTCAAAGCAAATATCGGTTTCGGATTTGTCTTTTGATAAAAAAAATATCGGCGCAAGAAATATTATAATAGGCAATGAAATGGCAAAACAAATTTCCGCCACCGCCGGAGACGAAGTAATTCTTATGTTTCCAAGCGGCTTAACGAGCGTTCCTAAAATGTATAAATTTAATGTGGCGGCGGTTATACACTCGGGAATGTATGAGTTTGACTCGTATCTTGCTTTTATGGATTTAAACGAAGCTCAGAAAATGTTTAATATGCAAGGCGAAGTAAGCGGAATAAGCGTTCACACTAAAAATTTTGATAAAGCCGTTTCCACGGCGCACGCTATTGAAAAAGAAATATCCTTTCCTTACAGAGCCAAAGCGTGGATAGAGATGAATAAAAATTTATTCTCGGCGTTAAAACTTGAAAAAATAATGATGTTTTTGGTTTTAGGGCTTATAATTTTGGTGGCGGCGTTTAACATTATTTCAAATCTTTTGTTGCTGAGCGCGCAAAAATCAAAAGAGATAGGCATAATGTCCGCTATGGGGTTTTCTAAAAAATCTATAGCTAAAATTTTCTTCTACGAAGGGCTTATAGTGGGTTTTATAGGAACGGTTTTAGGGTTATTTTTCGGCGTATGCGTAAGTTTAATACTTAAATATTTTGAAATATTCAAACTTCCGCAAGGCGTATATTACGTTGACAGGCTGCCGGTTGCCATAATTCCTTCGGATATTTTACTTATAGCCGCAAGCGCGTTTTTGATAACGGTTCTTGCCGGGCTTTATCCGGCGTATCAAGTGTCAAAGTTAGATCCGCTTGAAGCAATTCGGTACGGATAG
- a CDS encoding ABC transporter ATP-binding protein, with the protein MNIKAVNLTKIYKKRDSKDVRVLSGVNLNIKSGETIAFTGPSGAGKSTLIHILGLMDRPSSGKVLIDAIDCFKSNDAYLCKMRKDNIGFIFQFHYLLSDFTVLENILLPVWNIKETKIKDAEKILKKVGLSHRAAHFPNELSGGEQQRAALARALINNPKIIFADEPTGNLDRATGKEIEKLLFATVSETKATLILVTHNDKLALKADRIIKMRDGKVTTIKN; encoded by the coding sequence ATGAATATTAAAGCTGTCAATTTAACAAAAATTTATAAAAAAAGAGACTCAAAAGACGTTCGCGTTTTGAGCGGTGTTAATCTTAATATTAAATCCGGCGAAACAATAGCTTTTACAGGTCCTTCCGGCGCGGGAAAAAGCACGCTTATACACATTTTAGGACTTATGGACAGACCGTCTTCCGGTAAAGTTTTAATAGACGCAATTGATTGCTTTAAATCAAACGACGCCTACTTGTGCAAAATGAGAAAAGATAACATAGGTTTTATTTTTCAGTTTCATTATCTTCTTTCTGATTTCACGGTTTTAGAAAATATTTTGCTTCCGGTGTGGAACATTAAAGAAACAAAAATAAAAGACGCGGAAAAAATTTTAAAAAAAGTCGGACTGTCGCACAGGGCGGCGCATTTTCCAAACGAACTTTCCGGCGGAGAACAGCAGCGCGCGGCTCTTGCCAGAGCGCTTATAAATAATCCGAAAATTATTTTTGCCGACGAGCCTACGGGAAACCTTGACAGAGCCACGGGAAAAGAAATAGAAAAACTTTTGTTTGCCACAGTGTCTGAAACAAAAGCCACTTTAATTTTGGTAACCCACAACGATAAACTTGCGTTAAAAGCCGACAGAATAATAAAAATGAGAGACGGGAAGGTAACGACAATTAAAAATTAA